TGCACATAAAACAGTAAATCTACCTTTTGATATACTTGAACTAAACATTTTAAAGCACCTCCTATAATATATATTTTTGTAGGGACAGCCTGTCAGCTGATGTATCAATGATAAATCTATCTTTCGTGAATTTGTTTTAACCTTCTTTGTTCTAACCTTCTTTCTAAATTATTCTGTCCCCTATCTATTGCTTTATGAAGTATATCCAAAAATAACTGACTTGCTAATAATTTAAACTGACCTGCTAATAATTTAAATTGTGTCGTAATATCCTGTCCATTAATCTTCATAGTTCTGCATGTGTCTATAGTAAGTTCTGGGATATATACAATCTTTGCAATCACTATTATTTGTTCTCCTAACCTTATAATTTTGCCAGTGGTATAATAATTCGCTCCTAATCCCTTCAACTCTGGTATAGTTGTAGAATCTATTACCCCGCTCATTTCTTCACTAAAAGCTATCTCATTTAAAATTTTTGTTATGTTCTCTCTTCCAACAATGCTAATCATCTCTCCTCCATACTCCATAAAACCCTCAATTAATAAATCAGGAATATTTCTTACCAGCTTATCAAGTTCTTCAGTCTCTGTACCATGTTCAAATTCTGGTGTTACCAGCATTCGGATATTAATTAACGTTCGGATATCAATCTCTTGAGCAACACTAACCCGTGAAATCAAACAGCTAAAGAATAAAAGAACTACTATCCATAAACCGCAAAACTTACTTTTTGATGTGTTTGAACTATGCATTTTAAACTACCTCCTCCTACTTAAAAGATTCTATCTTTCTTTCTTACCTTTGCTTTTGTCCTCTTCGGGATGTCTAAATGTGAATTCCACTCCATCCTCGGTTATCTTAATTTTTCCTCCTACTCTCACTATCACTATCACTAACCCAAGGATTATCACATACATTAATATTAATAATAACCCAACTGGATGTTTTTCAGTATCTTGGGAAGATTTCCCCTTTTCGTCCTGATGAAAACTTTGGTCTGTTGTAGGAACAATTAGTTTTATTTCATTCTCTCCTTTTTCCAATTTTTCCAAGTAATATTGAAAGTGGAAACAAATATCCTCACCCTCCTCTGTTAGAATCTCTTCTTCCTTCTGAACCATAATATAGAGACAATATCTATCATAATTCTTACCTATACACTCCTCAAAGTATTTTTGCATTTTAGTCCTTTTGACAAATGTATAGCCAGTTGCATCAGTTGGAGGTAAGGGATAAATATAACTTATATCTCTTTCCTGGATATCCCAATACCCTATTTTAACTTTGGCATTTGGAATTGAGAATTCCCGACCATTAACTGATTTAACTATCCGTATTCCTATAATATCCTCCATGGAAATGATATAAAATAACATTATAGCCATGACTACATTAAGAATTATAGAAATTATAAGGAGATATACTACTAAAAATTGTTTTTTCAAATTTTTACCTCTGTTAAATATCGTTGAATCTGGTCAATCACTAAGGATTTAGTATCCAAGATAGAAAATCGTCTCCATCTTTTGAGAGAGATTATCTGGATAGTACATAACACGGGGTATACCAATTGATCCTGTCCCCTTCTTCTATTCTTTTGATATCTTCCATCTCCTTATACCCTTCTTTTTTCAATATCAGAGTATGTCTTCCTGAAGAAATACTTAGTGTCGTGGGGGTTATTCCTCTAAAGTATTCTCTATCTGGCTCTGAGCACCTCAAATATATCTTAGCTCCTGGTGGATCTGAAGTAACGGTGAGATTATACCTTTCATTTAAAGGTGTTAGTGGTGCACTAATACCTTCTGGGGCTTCACCCTCTGTGATAGTAATTTCCTTTCTCCAAACTTCATAACTATCTTTAGCTATCTCTATTAAATGTATTCCTACAGAGACATTTATAGATTTAGGTGTCTTGCCCTTCATTTCTCCATCTAAATATATTTCAGCCCCCGGCGGTATAGAGCTAATAGTTAGAGTCTGCTCTGTTGGTGGGCTTGGTGTTGTTGATGGCTCTGATGGTTGCGGAGGTGGTGTAGGAGAAGGTATCTCTTTTCGTATTTTCACTGCTAATGTCCCTATCTTAGACTTATATGGTATATGTTGCAGGGTAGTATATGCATCCTTTATTTCTCCTTTAATCATTATGGCTGCAACTTCAAATTCTTCACCATCTCTTGGAGGATACCCTTCGCCACCTAAGTATACTTCTTTAATCTCCCACTCTTTTGCAGGGACAATCCCTGGCTTTTGGGTTTGCCAGGTCTCCCATCCTACAGAGCGGTTAACTATAAATATCCTCCAGTCCCGAAATTTCTCCACATCTCCTTTTATCTCTCCTTTAATGGGAATACTTATTGTTTTTTCTCTTGAAAGAATTTTACTCGGAAGGTCTGTTATGGTCAATTCTACTGGCCGAACATACATTATTACAGGAATAATTATACCTATTGAAATACATAGTGTTATACAGATTCTCCAGACCATTTCGAGCATTCTACCCTTTTCCCTTTTTTCTTTAATAGTAATCATTGCTGCTATGGCTGCTGGAATTGCAAGAATAGTACGAATAATGCCAATAATTATTTCCATCCTTTCACCTCATATATCAATCTATCACATTCTTACAAAAAAGTCAAGAATTATTCATTTTTTATAAGAGGGACCTGGTTATGAGGAATACCATTGAAACCATCAAATGACATAACATAGATGTCTTTCTCTTTACAGCCTCGTTGGAGGAAATATTGTTTCCAGAAGTCATGGATACAGTTCTCTTTTTCGGGTGGTTTAACTACACCAGCCGGATAGACCAGCCAAACTTTTACCGTGTGAAAGATATTTTGCTCTTCGGCTATGGGAAGTGGAAGATGTGTGAAAGATTTTGATTCTGGTTCCTGCTGGTATAAGTCATCAGGTTGCCATTGATGCATGTCACCAACAACAATAATAAATTTTTCTTTCATATCCTTATGTTCTTGAAGATATCGGAACCGTTTTGAAATATAATTTAGTGCACCTAAATATGCGCTAAATCCTCCCTCAGCTGGATGTAATTCCTGAATCTTTTCTCTATACTCTTTTACGACCTTTTCAACTGTTACCCATCGCTCCTTTAAACCTTTCTTCCATTCTTGTGGCAGGTCTTTTCCCTCTATCAGGCATTTAAGAACATTCTGAGGTACTGGAGGTAGTTTTTTAGATTGTTGGTTTTTGAAGATTGAGTTGTTGAATTCATCGAATGTTGATGTGCCGATAGTGTAACAAAATATCTGGTCACCTGGTCCCAGAGGAGCGAAGTCAATATATTCCAAATTATGCAGTTCAGGGAAAATATGGTCTATAATAAGGTACTTTGCCTTATCCAAAAATGGTGCTATTCCGTCCATTGAGGCAGTTGTGTCAATCAAAATATAAATCTCACGGGCATAAATCTCCTGACCTTGTTGAAGAGGTGGATGAGTTCCTCGCCAGAAGAGCCATAAAACGCTTCCTACTATACCAACTGGAAGCAAGATTGCAAATAAGGTTACAATTATTTTTTGTATTTTTTTCATTTCCTTTTCCTCCTTAATTTTTATTAAAGAACTGAAGAACGATAGAATATGAATTTCATGACTTAAGACGAATCTCAGAAATATTCTAATTTACTACTTTAAAAAATTATAAAAAATCTGTGTTCATCCGTCTAAATCTGTGTCATCTGTGTTCTATTCTTACAGCTATTTTTAGATGGAATAGCTTTGAACAGCTTTTCTAAAAGACGAAATATCTTTGCCAAAATATAAGTTGGTGCAATCAAGATAGCATAGACGAAAACCCAGGTAATGAAATCAAAAGTTAGGTG
This is a stretch of genomic DNA from bacterium. It encodes these proteins:
- a CDS encoding PEGA domain-containing protein gives rise to the protein MEIIIGIIRTILAIPAAIAAMITIKEKREKGRMLEMVWRICITLCISIGIIIPVIMYVRPVELTITDLPSKILSREKTISIPIKGEIKGDVEKFRDWRIFIVNRSVGWETWQTQKPGIVPAKEWEIKEVYLGGEGYPPRDGEEFEVAAIMIKGEIKDAYTTLQHIPYKSKIGTLAVKIRKEIPSPTPPPQPSEPSTTPSPPTEQTLTISSIPPGAEIYLDGEMKGKTPKSINVSVGIHLIEIAKDSYEVWRKEITITEGEAPEGISAPLTPLNERYNLTVTSDPPGAKIYLRCSEPDREYFRGITPTTLSISSGRHTLILKKEGYKEMEDIKRIEEGDRINWYTPCYVLSR